tttgggaggttttttggAAATCTGCGATGGGAACCCCTCCGGGGCTCACCGGGGATGGGGCCAACCTGTTCCCCCCCCACGCTGCCTTCTCTCTCCGCAGGCTGCCCCTCGCCAAGCTGGCCTTCAAGCTGGGgctggtggccctgtgctccctccTGGGCGCCTGCCTGACCTTCCCGGGGCTGCGCCTGGCCCAGACGCACCTCGACGCTCTCCGGATGGCGGCTGACAAGCCCCTGACCCAGTTGGGTGAAATCTGCGGGTGGGGAAGGAGGCGAGGGGATCGGTGCTGGCGTCTCGGGGGCCAGGACCCCTCCGCTCCTCGGCTCTGTGGCTGCAGGGCGGCGAGGAGGGTTGGTGGTGGGAGAGGGCGGAGGGAGTGAGGGTGAGGACCGGTCCCTGTCTgcggagggatggagggagcgGGGGGCACCAAGCTGCACGGGGGTCTCTGATGGCTCCGCCGCAGGGTCCTGCTCCACGTGAGTTTCCTGGCGCCTGTCCTCGTGGTGGTGATGTGGATCAAGCCCATCTCGCGGGATTTCCTGCTCCGCGCGCCCATGGGCAAGCAGACAGTGCAGATGTAAGTGGGGCACCAGCAGTGGGTCCCACTCTGTGCCCCGGCATCCTTGCTCcgaggggaaactgaggcacgggtGCACCAGTCCACCTCCTCCAACACCAGTAGCCCCCCCATCCTCCCCACCGCCACCCCATCAGACATCCTCTGGGGTGCGGGGGGTTTCTGGAGCCCAGGATCTCCCTGACAGCCCCCTGCTCTTGCCCCAGCATGTCGGACTCTGCCTACAACACCGCGCGCCTCTGGACCATCGTCGGCCTCTGCCTGTTGCGCCTGGCCGTCACCCGCCATCACCTCCAGGCGTACCTGGGCCTGGCCGAGCGCTGGGTGGAGCAGATGAGGAAGGAAGCCGGGCGCATCGCTGTCCTGGAGATCCAGCGCAAGGTCCGGATGCGGGAGCTGGGATGGGAGCGGGGATCCGGGCATGGCCGCCGGCCTCCTGCTGATCCCCACTGCCCACAGATCACGAGGATTTACTGCTACGTCTCTGTGGTCAGCCTGCAGTACCTGGGACCCGTCATCCTCACCCTCCACTGCACGCTGCTCCTCAAGACGCTGGGtaaggaggcggcggggggccgtGGGGGGACGCGGGGGCTTGAGGGGCAGGATGAGACCTGCGAGTCATTGTCAAGCTGTCAGCATCCAAGGCGTCCCCAGGCTCTCAAGACATCGTCTGCAGTTGGCATGAACCTAATGCATGCAGCGAGCGTGCTGGGACTCGGCCAGCAGCATGGCTGTAGCGTGGGGACGGAGCTGCAGCATGGGGACCAACCCCCGTGGACCCGTCCCCTCTGTCACGCAGGGCACCACTCGTGGGGGCTGTACCCggagccccctcccctccctccggCAGCGACCACAGCACCGCTGCGTCCCGGCGGTGAGGATGGGGAAGACGTGCGTGCCGCGGTGGAACAGATCACCGGCGTCTTGGGCGGCATCTTCACCCCCCTCTTCTTCCGTGGACTCTTCGCCTTCCTCACTTGGTGGGTGGCCGCCTGCCAGGTCGTCACCAGCCTCTTCGGCCTCTACTTCCACCAGTACCTGGCAGCCTCCTGACTGGGGGGAGCTGGGACCTGCCTCGGGGCGCAGTGGGTGCCCGGCTGCTGGTCCCCTTGCTCCTGCCTCGCCGGGTTTCCCCCTTTGCCTGTGGCACACGTGGACACACACGTGGGGACTTTTCTGCCACCCGCTCTCATCGTGACGGCTTTTATGCATCTGGGCTGGCGTGGGCATCGCCTGCTCCCGCCGCCGATCACCACCGTGCCTGCTctcgccccgccgccgctccgggCTGCGTCCCTCCAGCCCCTCGTCCCCTTCCCGGCCCTGCACGGtgatggaggagctggagccccgCAGACGGgtttgctgctgcctgctctgacCCGTCGTGGCTGCCCAAAGCTCTGCCGCGGTGTTTTCCTCaagggcagcagctcctgccagccccgggTGGTACGTGCCGGGCAGAGGACACGGCGGGGATTGCCCTTGCACAGTGGAGACCTCGCAGCCGGGCTGGAGCGACAGCGGGGCTTGTTGGGGTTTGTCTGCCGGGCGTTTGCCTCCGCCGGCTGAGGGTGGGTGTATTTTTGTAGGGGCGCTGCTCTGGCCAGCTGGGTCGGAGCTCTGTGGGGTCGTCCCTCTGCTTCGCGTGAAATCCTCAGGCCCAGCAGCCTCGGTTGTTGgctgttttagaaataaataagtAACCCAGAGTCCGTTTGCCACGCTGAAGGCTGCTTTGTTTGCACTTTGTCGCACCCCTGAAGCCCCTGGAGCAGGGCGGGGGGTCCCGCGGCGCGAGGGCAGCTGCCTTTGGGCAAGCGGGCGAGCAGCAAAGCCCTGTGCGCGTTATCGCAGCAAGGGGAAGGGGCCGAGCGCTTGAACaaaccctgcagcccagccccgccgcACGCGAGGAGGAGACCTCACGTTCGCCCCGTCACAGCCAGGCTCGGTGCCAATTCCTGGCCATTCCCTCGGCACTGGGATCGTACCCGGGCTGGTAAAGCGCTGCTacggggggggggacggggtcCGCGGCCCCTTGTCCATCTCAGCCGAGCTCTTCCCCACCGCACGGTGGGTGCTGGTCCAGCTGCATGAAAAAGGATTAGCGGGTCTGGGCTGCTcggagaaagggagaggggcTCTGATCCTATTTGATAGCCTTGTAATGGTCTTAATTCCTTCTTGCTAAGGGCCGAGATGAGACGGCAGCCCTCTGCCCGGTGTTAACAGGGCTAATCCGGACAGCCCTCCTCCGCCTGCCTCCCCAGTACCCAAGCTCCAGACACAGTAAAAAGcccttttgcaaaaaaattacGGGGAAATTCCCCTTTAGCAAGCAGCCGGGGAAACCAGAGCCCAGAGCAGCACCGTTACCCAGCACAGGGCCAGGAGGGATTTGGCTCCAGCAGCGCTGTCACCAAGAGGTGGGTGGAAAGGTGCAAGGAAGAAGCGATTCCCCCCAGGGCCAGGATGCAGAGGGACTTGTTCCAGCCTGCGCCGTCCCATTAAAAGCTAGTCCGACTGCCTTGATGGCTCATTTATCTCATCTTCCTTAAGCATGTGGAGGAAGCAGCCGGGggctgagctggcagggaagcCTTCGCGGCAGGAGGACGGTTGCTAGGGCCTGGGGTTGTGCTGCATTCAGACATGCAGACAGTTCCTCCCCTGAGATCTGCCCAGACGTGACCCTCTCAGGCGGGGACAATGACTGATAGACTAGCCAAGAGCAGGAGACAGATCCACAGGCACTGAAATTGGGCCAcatcaaataaaatgaaagagcCCCCCCATCTTCCTCTCCCCGGAATTAGTCTTACTCTTTGTATCTTTGCTTTATTTAGAACAGGGTACGGGCTGGGCTCTGCAACGGGCCACGCTCGGGCTCTCAGCAGAGAGGGGAGCAGCTGGCACCAAGAGGTTTTGGTGCTCCGCTGGCACCAGGATTCAGCCTGGCACCCGGAGTCCTGGCTGTGACCCGGATCCGGCCTCGCATCGCCGCTGCTCCCCTGGTGCACACCTACCTTCTGCTGCCGCTGAGCCAAACGTGGCGAGAAACCACGgtctggggagagggctggaggTCTTCCTTCATgccctggcagggagggaagcagtGAGCCCTGCCTTCCCACCCCACTTCCATCCAAAATGAGATCCCCTTGCCGTCCTTACTGCCTGCATCCTGCAGAGCTGGTCCTGCTTGGAGCAGCGGGAAATTTCTAGTGACAGCTCCCTCCGGGGCTGGCAGCCCAACCCAACCCCTGCAGACGGGGAGCCAGAACGCCAAAGGTAGGGATGCTCCCCTCAACCGGATTCCAGAGGCAGCTGGCCCAGGGGAGGTGGGCAGGGGCcgctccccagctctgccacaggctTCCTGCAAGGTTTAGTACAAGTCTCAGTCTCTGGGTCTCGGTTTCCCTTGGGGTACAGCCAGGACATCAGCTCTGCCCCACCTTGCAGGGAGCAGGAGTGGGCTACAGGGAGGTCACTCTGGGAGGGCTGGACCCGTCCTCGCTGCTGAGGCTTTCCTACCCTGCAAGGAGTGCAGGATGCAGAGCATGCCGCTGTCACATCCACACTAGACCTGAAACGCAGCCGAAAGTGCTGCAAGCCCCAAGAGCcgagcagggctgagcagcagccGGGGGTCCCCAACTTGGGGGAAGCCGCTGGGCCATGCCTAAGCCGACAGTGCCACCTGCCGCCATCGCACACCCGTCCCCGTCCCACTCTGCGGCGCTGGGGACGGGGCCAGCACAGGCCTCCTCTGGGCTTTTGAACCATCTCCAGAGATGCTTTCTTCCCTTCAAGCTTCTCCCAACTTCCACGCAAAGCCCAAAGCACCGACCCGTGCACTTTGCGGGGTGCTCCGTGCACTTTGCGGGGTGCTCCGTGCACAGGAGACCTGCGTGGCTGGGGGCACAGTGAGCCCCAGAAGAGGTACCCCCAGCCACAACCCCCCCCCAGACACCCCCTTTTTTAGTCCTTCAATAAATCCACCCAAATCTGCCAGGCCCCTCTCTCTTATGAGCAACGTATGATAGGAGACACCCTCAGAGAGCCTGCAAAGTCAAttataaatttttattaaatatacatCCTCTCTTGGCACAAAtcttaaaatatataaacattATATAACAAAGTGTCTTCACTGCAATAAAATAGAACTCCAGATCCAAGAAAAGCAGTCAAAATTGACACACATACGTACACGCACACATTGATGGTGAGGACACATCTTGACAAAAAGGCATTTAACAGTGTTTGTGCTAATATATGCATAGACCACACAGGCAGTGAACAGTGCTGGGAAACCCGGCATCATGTGGCATTTAAGGGGGGGACGGGGGCAGCGGGAGGAATCAGCCcctacaataaaaaaaaaaaggctgttttgtaGGAaggccacctcctcctctggcCCAGCCCAGGTGGGAAGGGTCCGTAACACACgccctggctccctgcagaGCCCAAGTACCCAGCCAGGCACCAGGAAACGGCATGGGAAGTATCCCACCgcattccctcctcctgctgccctcccagGACTGGCACCAGACTCGCTCGGGGTTGCCAGAGTGCTTCTGCTCAAAGTTTCCTTTCATGCCTCATCTGCTTTTGTGTTAAAGACACCAGAGGGTGAAGACGACAGTGCTCGAGTTCTTCTAGGCAGAAGGCGCGAAGAACTTAACAGAAGTACCACTACTTTGCCACAGAAGCTATGAACCTGCTGTTGGAGAGCTTCCGCGGAGTATCAATGCTACGCCACGCTACCCACCCCATGGCTTTCAGTGACTCAGGAGGCCGTCACTCCTCTCCCGATTCTTCCACCACGGTCCTGCCAGCAACCAGACGGCTCTTCAGTGGCTCTGCCTTCCCGGGGAACTGGCAGAGGTCTGCACGGGGCATGCAGGGCAAAGGGGTTTGCCAGAAGCCAACTCAGGTCCCACCTCTCACATATTCAAGTTCCCTAACTGACCCTCTGAGCCTCCGCAAGCTCTCCCCGAGCTCCCTACCCAGCAGGCAGCCACTTTCACAGAGCAAGTGGGCATCACGTGGAGGTACCGAAAGAGGAAACGataagaagcagcagcatttcacaGCTTGTGAAGGAAAGGTGCTAGGAGAACGAAGGTGCTAGGCTGGACAAGTAGTTCAAGAACCTTTCAAAAAACACCCAACCTTCTGCCCCATCATCTAGCGCCTTTAACTTCTTGCCCCCCGCCCCAAGCATCCCTGCCTGTGAGTGGGAAGCCTGGTTGGGTTGTTTGGGCATCGCTATCAGAGCTGCAATTTTGTCATTTTGGGTGCATTTCATTGGACCTGATTTTCTCGAAGTGCTAGTGCGGGACTAAAGGtgcagaagcagagagggagggagaacagacaaaaaaagcacaaattaaCGTTTGGCGGTAACGCATTAAGGAACAACGAGAAACAtgacttgaaaataaaagcaagaaatttgagaagaataaaatgaaaaatcgGGGAATTTGGGGTAGTAAAGAAGttctaaagaaaagaaggagTAGAGAATATTCCTGTTAGACTTGTCTCCTTTCTCAGAGCTAAAGGCAATGGACCTTCTTGGCCAGCACACAGGCACCCTCCCTTTCTAAATCTGCATGCCCAAACGTCCTCAGGCACTCAttccaggcagcagagagatCTGGAACATGTCTCAATTCATGCAAGGAttaagagaagggaagagaacactctgtttctccttttctacATTCAAatcagagaagaagaagaagaaaaaaacccactatttAAAACAACCCAAAGCAATAACAAACAGTTACTCTGAACACTTTTGCCCAAGAAACAAAAGCACCAAAACCATTACAGACTGAATTCAAAGATCGGTGTCTGAACAAACACTCAGTCTGCAAGACTTGGAAAAACCTATTTGGCTAAAATTCCATTGAACTAAAATCAGGTG
The Gavia stellata isolate bGavSte3 chromosome 32, bGavSte3.hap2, whole genome shotgun sequence genome window above contains:
- the TMEM161A gene encoding transmembrane protein 161A, encoding MAVMGVQVVVSLLAASVMQKMAPHCSFARWLLCNGSLHRYKHPSDEELCALAGKQRPKAKRDRRMNGVTDDKPLSVPRDIDLRLDPSPITAVDALEGYYCLADPQKETNIGVLWCLLTVVFSLKVFFMVMRHYFCSEEGGERSVCLTFAFFFLLLAMVALVIREDYLEFGLEPGLAGVSGNLESILKQRGWEWTLPLAKLAFKLGLVALCSLLGACLTFPGLRLAQTHLDALRMAADKPLTQVLLHVSFLAPVLVVVMWIKPISRDFLLRAPMGKQTVQIMSDSAYNTARLWTIVGLCLLRLAVTRHHLQAYLGLAERWVEQMRKEAGRIAVLEIQRKITRIYCYVSVVSLQYLGPVILTLHCTLLLKTLGHHSWGLYPEPPPLPPAATTAPLRPGGEDGEDVRAAVEQITGVLGGIFTPLFFRGLFAFLTWWVAACQVVTSLFGLYFHQYLAAS